Proteins from a genomic interval of Phlebotomus papatasi isolate M1 chromosome 3, Ppap_2.1, whole genome shotgun sequence:
- the LOC129805458 gene encoding embryonic polarity protein dorsal — MDQDEIGDVPLDLDNAICLQDENSQINISDVIEVIQTTDPASASAMFKNGEGSSQTPQSLGNSTNATSHIRQNAYVKITEQPAPKALRFRYECEGRSAGSIPGVHSTPENKTFPSIQVVGYRGKAVVVVSCVTKDPPYKPHPHNLVGKDGCQKGVCTVAINEDTMNVTFSNLGIQCVKKKDIEDALRIRQDIKVDPYKTGFNHRDQPSSIDLNSVRLCFQVFVIHQEEYVALPPVVSDPIFDKKAMSDLVICKLSHCSCSVAGGQEMILLCEKVAKEDIQVRFYEEKDAQVVWEAFGDFQHTNVHKQVAISFRTPRYRTLEVDQIVKAFIQLKRPSDGATSDPLPFDYVPLDSGRKTFWSLRQGLNLNKRKTSTSLEETFQQILATDREMFGEKASNGVVGDVVVVDTQVVETPPENIVDPPVNIEQQQMANEKITEWMKTSEFEASGVKNDGREDEDKTLNELLDQVAELDEIYTDHQLRQQSIIENELSCLENSMPKLPGKEESMDIDDIFDDAATYTSLQKAFKNPITIPMDDYPVPPPRPPHSANFYDHVEQVIVNPPAPVIDVSPSKGDRDEGEKLPPLPPKRVKKTPGSTPVHDPQDKENDSTKLIGSDLESGLSSFSNSRRSSTRSLTPRPPSQIIIMRTPEPGQRPTSPSNSQSNTLPKQKKPGFFSKLFSRRKSKGDTGTVSPSSNRTSPNLSREPSITNFSSNDPNRASVRSLKVPTTTRKTGKPVARSASSVSGKRPHLSPDIIHIPLKGESSNSLNLRSGSGTHLSFPGNDLYERASTITLNNNDRKTMSALQLADLPLQDGNMELIAIADAQSLRNLCEGQYGVQLDPSVDLTEAEHYALYTSVAPHATQSEFDETSAYYAPVEAGEILTPAEVAKRLTNNL, encoded by the exons GAGACGTTCCACTTGACTTGGACAATGCAATATGTCTTCAAGATGAAAATTCACAGATCAATATAAGTGATGTCA TTGAAGTTATCCAGACAACCGATCCTGCATCAGCATCTGCAATGTTTAAGAACGGCGAGGGATCATCCCAGACACCACAGTCACTTGGCAATAGTACAAATGCAACGAGTCACATAAGGCAGAATGCATATGTGAAGATCACAGAACAACCAGCCCCAAAGGCGCTGAGGTTCCGGTATGAGTGCGAGGGCAGATCGGCGGGTTCGATTCCGGGTGTCCATAGTACACCCGAAAATAAGACATTTCCCAGCATTCAAGTGGTAGGATATCGTGGCAAGGCCGTCGTTGTTGTGTCGTGCGTCACGAAAGATCCACCATACAAACCACACCCGCACAATCTCGTAGGCAAGGATGGCTGTCAGAAGGGTGTGTGCACAGTGGCCATAAATGAGGATACAATGAATGTCACATTTAGCAATTTGGGGATTCAGTGTGTCAAGAAGAAGGACATCGAGGATGCTCTCCGAATTCGTCAAGACATCAAAGTGGATCCATACAAAA CTGGATTCAATCACAGGGACCAACCCTCGAGCATCGACCTGAACTCAGTGAGACTCTGCTTCCAGGTGTTTGTGATACATCAGGAGGAGTATGTTGCTCTCCCGCCAGTTGTGTCGGATCCTATATTCGACAAAAAGGCCATGTCTGATCTCGTTATCTGCAAACTCAGCCATTGCTCATGCAGCGTGGCAGGTGGTCAGGAAATGATACTCCTCTGTGAAAAGGTTGCCAAGGAAGACATCCAGGTGCGATTCTACGAAGAGAAGGATGCTCAGGTGGTATGGGAGGCATTTGGGGATTTTCAGCACACAAATGTACACAAGCAAGTGGCGATCTCATTCAGAACACCACGATACCGGACACTTGAAGTGGATCAGATAGTTAAG GCATTTATCCAATTGAAACGACCATCCGATGGAGCAACTAGTGATCCTCTGCCATTTGACTACGTACCCCTTGATTCAGGTAGGAAAACATTCTGGTCACTGCGTCAGGGTCTGAATCTCAACAAGAGGAAGACCTCAACCTCCCTCGAGGAGACTTTTCAGCAAATTCTCGCAACGGATCGAGAGATGTTTGGGGAAAAGGCGTCAAATGGGGTTGTAGGGGATGTTGTTGTTGTGGACACACAGGTTGTTGAAACACCGCCGGAGAACATTGTAGATCCGCCAGTTAATATAGAGCAGCAGCAGATGGCAAATGAGAAAATAACTGAATGGATGAAGACAAGTGAATTTGAGGCATCTggagtgaaaaatgatggacGTGAGGACGAAGATAAAACACTAAATGAGCTTCTTGATCAAGTGGCAGAACTCGATGAGATCTACACTGATCATCAACTTAGACAGCAGAGTATCATTGAGAATGAATTGTCTTGTCTAGAGAATTCTATGCCAAAGTTGCCCGGGAAAGAAGAATCAATGGATATTGATGATATTTTTGATGATGCTGCTACATACACAAGCCTCCAGAAAGCCTTTAAGAATCCCATTACAATTCCCATGGATGATTACCCTGTGCCTCCACCACGTCCTCCCCATTCGGCGAATTTCTACGATCACGTTGAGCAGGTGATTGTTAATCCCCCAGCTCCAGTGATTGATGTGAGTCCGTCGAAGGGGGATAGGGACGAAGGTGAAAAACTTCCTCCACTTCCGCCCAAGAGAGTGAAAAAAACTCCAGGAAGCACCCCAGTTCACGATCCGCAAGACAAGGAGAATGACTCAACTAAATTAATTGGATCTGATTTAGAAAGTGGACTCAGTAGCTTCTCAAATAGCCGCCGAAGCTCAACACGATCCCTAACACCACGTCCACCATCCCAGATTATCATTATGAGAACACCAGAACCTGGACAGAGGCCCACAAGTCCCTCCAATAGTCAATCCAATACCTTGCCCAAACAAAAGAAACCCGGTTTCTTTTCCAAGCTCTTTTCACGACGCAAGAGCAAGGGTGATACTGGTACTGTCTCACCCTCAAGCAATAGAACTTCTCCCAATTTATCCCGGGAACCCAGTATCACAAATTTCAGCTCAAATGATCCCAATCGAGCTTCCGTCCGCTCCCTCAAAGTGCCCACGACCACACGAAAGACGGGCAAACCCGTAGCACGTAGTGCCAGTTCTGTGTCTGGAAAGAGGCCCCATCTCAGTCCAGACATCATTCACATCCCTCTGAAGGGTGAATCGTCGaattcactcaatttgcgtagtGGCAGTGGTACTCATCTCTCCTTCCCTGGCAATGATCTCTACGAACGTGCCTCCACGATCACGCTCAACAACAATGATCGCAAGACAATGTCAGCTCTCCAGCTGGCTGACTTGCCCCTGCAGGACGGGAATATGGAGTTGATTGCGATCGCCGATGCACAGAGCTTGAGAAATTTGTGCGAAGGTCAATATGGTGTTCAATTGGACCCCAGTGTTGATCTCACTGAGGCTGAACACTATGCTCTGTACACATCAGTAGCACCCCATGCCACTCAGAGTGAATTCGACGAGACTTCCGCCTATTATGCCCCCGTGGAAGCTGGTGAAATACTCACACCGGCCGAAGTGGCCAAGAGACTCACCAACAATCTCTAA
- the LOC129805459 gene encoding uncharacterized protein LOC129805459, which produces MFPGTYRNPQTTPSPQPMSPATPGTPAYQVPNVVPAFASQPPHVQPPNYEMEFAGNYPSHFHSPGAFPPPSQQPLQPTPQWNVLSQAKPPAQLNNLSLMTPAPQAAEAVPATYNGDSATNLSNLLMDMDSQQLTQLNSAELSGLSLSLLDGHFPASASEAAAQVKQEAVARMDAEQDNMTDSFTKLTTATLNEITNLGNMYNRNNN; this is translated from the coding sequence ATGTTCCCTGGCACGTACAGGAATCCCCAGACAACACCCTCACCCCAGCCAATGTCCCCAGCTACACCGGGTACCCCAGCCTACCAAGTGCCCAACGTAGTGCCCGCCTTTGCATCCCAACCACCCCATGTCCAGCCACCCAACTACGAGATGGAATTTGCCGGAAACTATCCCAGCCACTTTCACAGTCCCGGCGCCTTTCCGCCTCCGTCTCAGCAACCCCTGCAGCCGACGCCACAGTGGAATGTGCTGAGTCAGGCCAAACCACCAGCCCAGCTCAACAACCTCAGCCTGATGACGCCAGCTCCGCAGGCCGCCGAGGCCGTGCCGGCGACATACAACGGTGACTCCGCCACAAACCTCAGCAATCTACTCATGGACATGGACAGTCAGCAACTCACCCAGCTCAATTCCGCCGAGCTGTCTGGCCTCTCGCTTTCCCTCCTCGACGGTCACTTTCCCGCCTCGGCATCCGAGGCGGCAGCCCAGGTGAAGCAAGAGGCCGTCGCTAGGATGGACGCTGAGCAGGACAACATGACTGATAGCTTCACGAAATTGACAACGGCCACCCTCAATGAGATCACCAATCTTGGCAATATGTACAACAGGAACAACAATTGA
- the LOC129805460 gene encoding putative E3 ubiquitin-protein ligase UBR7, which translates to MSQDENPTLDESSVTMLDVLNEEQALEEESLAVLGGSDDKFCTYSKGYVKRQALYSCLTCSPESSTDSSKCAGVCLACSYHCHEGHELVELYTKRNFRCDCGGRRMPGVKCSLEPEKSAENTENRYNQNFSGLYCSCHRPYPDPDDPIEDEMIQCIICEDWLHCRHLEVAVPTGQTFFEMICADCSEKNDVLYYYLGLSVGRVETEPEATPNVEVSEAPEEKKEAEKEATATAAPEEEAPKVPEAEKDVPEDQVASQSTSTAEDNKEPEAKRAKMDVEPAPSAEPENPCKRPKVKLSHKRGATFWPENWREQLCKCPECHKMYSELKVEFLLDLDDTVQSYEEHGKNKVKESDYERGMRALSSMDHSRQIDAISAYNRMREKLKEYLHTFVANRQVVTEEDVRRFFRMMKNEKNENLGQPYFCR; encoded by the exons ATGTCTCAGGACGAGAATCCAACTCTCGATGAATCCAGCGTCACAATGCTGGATGTCCTGAATGAGGAACAAGCACTGGAGGAGGAAAGTTTGGCAGTGCTTGGAGGAAGTGATGACAAATTCTGTACATATTCTAAG GGCTATGTGAAGCGCCAAGCGCTGTACTCGTGTCTGACATGTTCTCCGGAGTCCTCTACGGACAGCTCTAAATGTGCCGGCGTCTGCCTGGCTTGTAGCTATCACTGCCATGAAGGCCATGAACTCGTGGAGCTGTACACAAAGCGCAACTTCCGGTGTGACTGTGGAGGACGCCGTATGCCGGGAGTGAAGTGTTCGCTGGAGCCGGAAAAATCTGCAGAAAACACGGAGAATCGGTACAATCAGAATTTCTCAGGACTCTACTGTTCCTGCCATCGACCCTACCCAGATCCCGATGATCCTATTGAGGATGAGATGATCCAGTGTATCATCTGTGAGGATTGGCTCCATTGCCGTCATCTCGAAGTTGCTGTTCCTACCGGACAGACTTTCTTTGAAATGATTTGCGCCGATTGCAGCGAGAAGAATGACGTCCTGTACTATTACTTGGGATTGTCTGTGGGAAGAGTGGAGACCGAACCTGAGGCGACTCCCAATGTTGAGGTATCCGAGGCTCCAGAAGAGAAGAAGGAGGCTGAGAAGGAAGCTACAGCAACCGCAGCACCAGAAGAAGAGGCTCCAAAGGTACCAGAGGCAGAAAAAGATGTTCCTGAGGATCAAGTGGCCAGTCAATCGACCAGTACGGCTGAGGACAATAAAGAACCAGAGGCAAAGAGAGCAAAGATGGACGTGGAACCAGCACCATCAGCAGAACCGGAGAATCCCTGCAAGAGACCCAAGGTGAAGCTCTCGCACAAGCGTGGAGCTACTTTCTGGCCAGAAAATTGGCGTGAACAACTCTGCAAATGCCCTGAATGTCACAAGATGTACAGTGAGCTCAAAGTGGAGTTCCTACTGGATCTGGATGATACTGTCCAGAGCTACGAGGAACATGGGAAAAACAAAGTGAAGGAGAGTGACTACGAAAGGGGCATGAGAGCTCTCTCCTCAATGGATCACTCCAGGCAAATTGATGCCATCTCGGCGTACAACAGAATGAGGGAGAAGCTCAAGGAATATCTCCATACTTTCGTGGCCAATCGTCAGGTGGTCACAGAGGAGGATGTTCGACGATTCTTTCGCATgatgaaaaatgagaaaaatgagAATCTCGGTCAACCCTACTTCTGTCGCTAA